From the Lathyrus oleraceus cultivar Zhongwan6 chromosome 4, CAAS_Psat_ZW6_1.0, whole genome shotgun sequence genome, one window contains:
- the LOC127138269 gene encoding uncharacterized protein LOC127138269, producing MIEQFINFVIRPPRADYNPDQYLWEKEFSLAGRTYQRQDLELKNARGYTLKCSHYLPSPFPEDTSLPCVVYCHGNSGCRADANEAAVILLPSNITVFTLDFSGSGLSDGDYVSLGWHEKDDLKIVVSYLRSNKQISRIGLWGRSMGAVTSLLYGAEDPSIAGMVLDSAFSNLYNLMMELVDVYKIRLPKFTVKMAVQYMRRVIEKKAKFDIMKLNCVLVAPKTFIPVLFGHASDDKFIQPHHSDLISESYAGDKNIIKFDGDHNSSRPQFFYDSVSIFFYNVLRPPQVSIAEKLEKYYDLGDLKLGSGVDESVLYEILSSLRSATTDAASSSSAFPTISATKSVTELLSEAAPLADAEPLFEDDTTDKNDGIGHDEAANVQGKLNGQIEDCCSYTSSTRESWGRCSSLGGSDQESFPDLSADDKHSQNTVKVFATPLRNMKEKSSDPKEDEKTHKKNKKKKNKSETVGKKPKSDRFEKLEALSRRLRLCLLKGSIHRRNKST from the exons ATGATTGAGCAATTCATCAATTTCGTTATTAGGCCGCCGAG GGCGGACTATAACCCGGATCAGTATCTGTGGGAAAAGGAATTCTCCCTCGCTGGTAGAACGTACCAAAGGCAGGATTTGGAG CTCAAGAATGCCAGAGGCTATACCTTGAAGTGTAGTCATTATCTCCCTTCTCCGTTTCCTGAAGATACTTCTCTTCCTTGTGTTGTATATTGCCATGGAAACAG TGGATGTAGGGCAGATGCGAATGAAGCTGCTGTAATTCTTCTTCCATCAAATATTACTGTTTTTACCCTTGACTTCTCAGGGTCTGGTTTATCTGATGGAGACTATGTTAGCCTTGGTTGGCATGAA AAAGATGATCTGAAGATTGTGGTGTCGTATTTGAGGAGCAACAAGCAAATATCCCGTATAGGTTTATGGGGGCGATCAATGGGCGCAGTTACTAG CCTTCTTTATGGAGCTGAAGACCCTTCAATTGCTGGAATGGTATTGGATAGCGCCTTTTCTAACTTATATAATCTCATGATGGAGCTCGTGGATGTTTATAAAATTCGACTTCCAAAGTTCACT GTAAAAATGGCTGTACAATACATGCGCCGGGTTATTGAGAAGAAGGCAAAGTTTGATATTATGAAACTGAACTGTGTTCTG GTTGCACCGAAGACATTCATTCCTGTTTTATTTGGACATGCAAGTGATGACAAATTCATTCAGCCACACCACTCTGATCTCATCTCTGAGTCGTACGCG GGTGATAAAAATATCATAAAATTTGATGGTGACCACAACTCCTCTCGACCACAATTCTTTTACGATTCAGTTTCCATTTTCTTCTACAATGTCCTCCGCCCTCCTCAAGTTTCCATTGCTGAAAAGCTCGAGAAATATTATGATTTGGGTGATTTGAAACTCGGTTCCGGTGTGGATGAG AGCGTATTATACGAGATTCTCTCTAGTCTGCGGTCTGCAACTACTGATGCTGCAAGTTCATCTTCTGCATTTCCAACAATATCTGCAACAAAATCAGTTACGGAACTTCTTTCAGAAGCAGCTCCACTGGCTGATGCA GAGCCTTTGTTTGAAGATGACACTACAGATAAAAATGATGGAATTGGCCACGATGAAGCCGCAAATGTGCAG GGTAAGCTAAATGGGCAGATTGAAGATTGTTGCTCATATACAAGCTCAACTAGAGAAAGCTGGGGAAGATGTTCTTCTTTAGGAGGCAGTGATCAAGAATCTTTTCCAGATTTAAGTGCTGATGATAAACACTCTCAG AATACGGTGAAGGTGTTTGCGACACCTTTACGAAACATGAAAGAGAAGTCATCTGATCCAAAAGAAGATGAAAAGACGCACAAGAAgaataaaaagaagaagaataaaaGCGAAACGGTTGGGAAGAAACCGAAGAGTGACAGATTTGAGAAGCTGGAGGCTCTCAGTAGACGCCTGCGGCTTTGCCTTCTAAAGGGGTCAATCCATCGAAGAAACAAGTCAACTTGA